A genomic stretch from Schistosoma haematobium chromosome 4, whole genome shotgun sequence includes:
- a CDS encoding hypothetical protein (EggNog:ENOG41KOG2556~COG:M,V) yields the protein MKSCFDYAEIRRQYGRKIIPFCDNVNEARCRDAFSYGTCSILRYQNPVPIEDRFFLKAPFDTQYGPEYFGGEDPFKDYCPTMAYVKGLGSEYSATSFCTHQENEKLSREGINRYYQTYGSKGICVEHRSVWTYTDKYIYTLGTYLKGSCHKYKCYNDGTLGLFFKDSTVNCTRKDLPVRFNVTDGKSTLSGEILCPNVNRFCRVRT from the exons ATGAAAAGTTGCTTCGACTATGCTGAAATTAGACGACAGTA CGGCAGGAAAATTATCCCATTCTGTGACAATGTCAATGAAGCAAGATGTCGGGATGCATTCTCATATGGAACGTGCAGTATTTTAAGATATCAAAATCCAGTTCCCATAGAAGATCGTTTCTTTCTAAAAGCCCCATTTGATACTCAATATGGTCCTGAATATTTCGGTGGGGAAGATCCATTTAAAGATTATTGTCCAACAATGGCT TATGTTAAAGGTTTGGGCAGTGAATATTCAGCTACATCATTCTGTACACATCAGGAGAATGAGAAATTATCAC GTGAAGGCATTAACCGATACTATCAAACATATGGATCAAAAGGGATTTGTGTTGAACATCGAAGTGTTTGGACTTACACCGacaaatatatatacactttAGGGACATATTTGAAAGGAAGTTGTCATAAG taCAAGTGTTATAATGATGGAACGCTTGGTTTATTCTTTAAAGATTCAACTGTGAATTGTACCAGGAAAGATCTGCCAGTACGTTTTAATGTAACTGATGGAAAATCGACACTTAGTGGGGAAATCTTATGTCCTAATGTTAACAGGTTTTGCAGG GTAAGGACCTAA